A single Candidatus Thalassolituus haligoni DNA region contains:
- the fliG gene encoding flagellar motor switch protein FliG, protein MPDTGNDPSKLSRVERAAILLMSLGEKDAAEILKQMGPKEVQKVGTAMATLTNIHQTQVENVVAEFLEAVSGQTGMGLGSDDYIRNMLTQALGSDKAGALIDRILLGGNTSGLDSLKWMEPRQVADLIRQEHPQIQAIVVSYLDSDQSAEILSNFDEKVRLDIIMRVASLEAVQPAALKELNDILERQFSGKAGAQTTTMGGVKVAANIVNMVDSTMAAELLERIIEVDEDLGTQIQDLMFVFDNLGDVDDRGIQALLREVSTDLLVVSLKGADPMVQEKIFKNMSKRAAELLRDDLEAKGPVKVSEVEGAQKEILTIARRLADAGEIVLGGGGEAMM, encoded by the coding sequence ATGCCTGATACCGGAAATGATCCAAGCAAACTCAGTCGTGTTGAGCGAGCTGCTATCCTGCTGATGAGTCTGGGTGAAAAGGACGCAGCAGAAATTCTCAAACAAATGGGGCCAAAAGAAGTACAGAAAGTGGGTACTGCCATGGCAACACTGACCAATATTCATCAGACCCAGGTCGAAAACGTGGTGGCTGAATTTCTCGAAGCTGTGTCTGGCCAGACCGGTATGGGTCTCGGCTCGGATGACTATATCCGCAATATGCTGACGCAGGCGCTGGGCTCCGACAAGGCTGGGGCCTTGATCGACCGAATTCTGCTGGGGGGTAATACCTCGGGTCTGGATTCACTCAAATGGATGGAACCCCGCCAGGTCGCGGATCTGATCCGTCAAGAGCATCCGCAGATCCAGGCGATTGTGGTGTCGTATCTGGATTCCGACCAGTCGGCAGAAATTCTTTCCAACTTTGATGAAAAGGTTCGTCTCGACATCATCATGCGTGTTGCCTCACTGGAAGCGGTGCAACCGGCGGCGTTAAAAGAGCTGAATGATATTCTTGAGCGTCAATTCTCTGGCAAGGCCGGTGCACAAACGACCACCATGGGCGGCGTCAAGGTGGCCGCCAATATCGTCAACATGGTCGACAGCACCATGGCAGCCGAGCTGTTGGAGCGGATTATCGAGGTCGACGAGGATCTGGGTACCCAGATCCAGGATTTGATGTTTGTGTTCGACAACCTCGGCGACGTCGACGATCGGGGGATTCAGGCGCTGTTGCGCGAAGTTTCCACCGATCTGCTGGTTGTTTCCCTTAAAGGTGCCGATCCCATGGTGCAGGAAAAAATCTTCAAGAACATGTCCAAACGCGCTGCTGAATTGCTGCGTGACGATCTTGAGGCCAAAGGGCCGGTCAAGGTCAGCGAAGTGGAAGGTGCGCAAAAGGAAATCCTGACCATTGCCCGTCGTCTGGCGGATGCTGGCGAGATTGTGCTGGGCGGTGGCGGCGAGGCCATGATGTAA
- the fliI gene encoding flagellar protein export ATPase FliI: protein MKLSDAWAQLPAVKTTYHPRVTGRLVRMVGLTLEAVGLNVRIGDRCAVERTSHADRTDQIEAEVVGFDDQRVFLMPIEQVDGLKPGARVWALNGSADVPVGYGLLGRVLDGTGRPLDGKGPLLQPQQGHLQGQPINPLQRDPIRTPIDVGIRAINSMLTVGRGQRIGLFAGSGVGKSMLLGMMTRFTTADIVVVGLIGERGREVKEFIDDILGEEGMARAVVIASPADDSPLMRLRAAQYCTAVAEFYRDQGEQVLLLMDSLTRYAQAQREIALAVGEPPATKGYPPSVFNKLPKLVERTGNGVAGGGSITAFYTVLSEGDDMQDPIADASRAILDGHIVLSRRLAEEGHYPAIDVEASVSRVMPHIVPPHWLQRAQLVKQLVSHYRQNQDLISVGAYQKGSDPMLDLAIERLPAIKNMLRQRLDEGASLADSEAQLTALIPALAAG from the coding sequence ATGAAACTCTCTGACGCCTGGGCGCAACTACCGGCGGTTAAAACCACCTATCACCCCAGAGTGACCGGAAGACTGGTACGCATGGTCGGGCTAACTCTGGAAGCCGTGGGCCTGAATGTACGTATCGGTGATCGCTGCGCGGTAGAACGCACCAGTCACGCGGATCGGACGGATCAAATAGAAGCCGAAGTGGTCGGTTTTGACGATCAGCGCGTCTTCCTGATGCCAATCGAACAGGTGGATGGGCTCAAGCCCGGTGCCAGGGTCTGGGCATTGAATGGCAGCGCGGATGTACCGGTTGGCTACGGCCTGCTGGGTCGGGTTCTGGATGGAACCGGACGACCATTAGATGGTAAAGGGCCGTTGCTGCAACCGCAGCAAGGGCATTTGCAGGGCCAGCCAATTAACCCGTTACAGCGTGATCCGATCCGGACACCCATCGATGTGGGTATCCGGGCCATTAACAGCATGCTGACAGTAGGGCGTGGTCAACGTATCGGTTTGTTTGCTGGCAGTGGTGTGGGTAAAAGCATGCTATTGGGCATGATGACCCGCTTTACCACCGCCGATATTGTGGTGGTGGGCCTGATTGGCGAACGCGGCCGCGAAGTGAAGGAATTTATCGACGATATTCTGGGCGAAGAAGGGATGGCGCGAGCGGTGGTGATTGCTTCCCCGGCTGACGATTCTCCGCTGATGCGACTGCGAGCAGCCCAATATTGTACGGCGGTGGCGGAATTCTACCGCGATCAGGGTGAGCAGGTGTTACTGCTGATGGACTCGCTCACCCGTTACGCTCAGGCCCAACGTGAAATTGCTCTGGCAGTGGGTGAGCCGCCAGCGACCAAGGGTTATCCGCCTTCGGTGTTTAACAAGCTGCCGAAGCTGGTGGAACGTACGGGTAATGGGGTGGCTGGTGGTGGCTCGATTACGGCGTTTTATACCGTTTTGAGTGAAGGCGACGATATGCAGGATCCGATTGCGGATGCCAGCCGGGCCATTCTCGATGGCCATATCGTCTTGTCCCGGCGCTTGGCCGAAGAAGGTCATTACCCGGCTATCGATGTTGAGGCGTCGGTCAGCCGGGTGATGCCCCATATTGTCCCACCACACTGGCTACAGCGCGCTCAGCTGGTCAAGCAGCTGGTGTCTCACTACCGCCAGAATCAGGATCTTATCAGTGTGGGTGCTTATCAGAAGGGCAGCGACCCGATGCTGGATCTGGCGATAGAGCGCTTGCCCGCGATCAAAAATATGTTGCGTCAGCGACTGGATGAAGGTGCCAGTCTGGCTGACAGCGAAGCGCAACTGACGGCACTGATTCCGGCGTTAGCTGCC
- a CDS encoding FliH/SctL family protein produces MANKDAEHLLDKQGKQAKPWKLPFWTEDVDFQVRKPESSVQSGALALAAKKSPPPAAKPSRDTTTSTHATDAVQTTIDAAELSFPTAEELENIRRQAYNEGLEQGLVEGRQQGEKKGYDDGLARGQQEGLQQGQAEGKPIGFNEGKAEALAAGQQQITDLNKRLTTLNELACAHILERDSELPEVITGLVVMACEQVLRCELTHGARAIYQYVQSALAQLPDGEETSARIYIAAEDAAHLEGELAEFGEQLNVSIDRQLSAGECVIKTTDSRADYRVYEHLQQLLEELAPLLYQQMPDDEQRAVDLEQTLDTWQPAVNPVEPEPEPEPEPEPEPEPEPEPEPEPEPEPEPEPEPEPEPEPEPEPEPEPEPEPEPEPEPEPEPEPEPEPEPEPTTAIPAEDADETL; encoded by the coding sequence ATGGCTAACAAAGATGCAGAACATCTGTTAGATAAGCAGGGAAAGCAGGCAAAGCCGTGGAAGCTGCCCTTCTGGACGGAAGACGTCGACTTTCAGGTGAGGAAACCGGAGTCCTCTGTTCAATCCGGTGCGTTGGCGTTGGCGGCGAAAAAAAGTCCGCCACCTGCTGCGAAGCCCTCCAGAGACACCACCACGTCAACGCACGCAACCGACGCGGTTCAGACCACAATCGATGCAGCGGAATTGAGCTTTCCGACTGCCGAAGAACTCGAAAATATTCGTCGTCAGGCCTACAACGAGGGCCTCGAACAAGGTCTGGTTGAAGGCCGTCAGCAGGGTGAAAAAAAAGGCTACGACGACGGTTTGGCACGTGGTCAGCAAGAGGGTCTGCAACAAGGCCAAGCCGAGGGCAAACCCATCGGCTTTAACGAAGGCAAGGCCGAAGCGCTGGCGGCCGGGCAGCAGCAGATAACCGATCTGAACAAGCGCCTGACGACCCTGAACGAGCTGGCCTGTGCGCATATTCTGGAGCGGGATAGCGAACTGCCAGAGGTGATTACCGGGCTGGTGGTGATGGCTTGCGAACAGGTATTGCGCTGCGAACTGACTCATGGTGCCCGTGCCATTTACCAATATGTCCAGTCTGCCTTGGCGCAGTTACCCGACGGCGAAGAGACCAGTGCGCGGATTTATATCGCCGCCGAAGATGCCGCGCACCTGGAAGGTGAATTGGCCGAGTTTGGCGAGCAGCTAAATGTCAGTATCGATCGTCAGTTGTCAGCCGGAGAATGTGTGATTAAAACCACCGATAGTCGCGCAGACTATCGGGTGTACGAACATCTGCAGCAGTTACTGGAAGAACTGGCACCGTTGCTTTATCAGCAGATGCCGGATGACGAACAGCGTGCGGTTGATCTGGAGCAGACGCTTGATACCTGGCAGCCAGCGGTAAATCCTGTGGAGCCAGAGCCAGAGCCAGAGCCAGAGCCAGAGCCAGAGCCAGAGCCAGAGCCAGAGCCAGAGCCAGAGCCAGAGCCAGAGCCAGAGCCAGAGCCAGAGCCAGAGCCAGAGCCAGAGCCAGAGCCAGAGCCAGAGCCAGAGCCAGAGCCAGAGCCAGAGCCAGAGCCAGAGCCAGAGCCAGAGCCAGAGCCAGAGCCAGAGCCAGAGCCAGAGCCCACCACTGCAATACCCGCGGAAGACGCCGATGAAACTCTCTGA